The window AAGTTCCAGCGGGGTATTATAATCTCGGCAAGATGCTGGAACAGCTCATCGCCAAGGGGGTTGATGTACAGGCCTGCGGGACCTGCTGCAAGGTCAGGGGGCTTAAGACCGAAAATCTGATCCACGGGGTTGTGATCGGGGTCATGGCAGATCTGGCCCGCTGGGTCAAAGAAAGCAAACAGGTCATGACGTTCTAACCGG of the Nitrospirota bacterium genome contains:
- a CDS encoding DsrE family protein — its product is MDMITLIIQDTPYGTEKPWNALRLAQALMTAEETRLNIFLLGDGVGMAKLGQEVPAGYYNLGKMLEQLIAKGVDVQACGTCCKVRGLKTENLIHGVVIGVMADLARWVKESKQVMTF